One window of the Pyrus communis chromosome 17, drPyrComm1.1, whole genome shotgun sequence genome contains the following:
- the LOC137722167 gene encoding uncharacterized protein codes for MANLVKLEFTALDITGKNYLTWEHMLEKTLSTFHASNVLLQQQYRARRYTEYNQLISVLLVAEQNDELLMKNHHSRPTGYAPFPEVNVASLEVKATSSGGDNHKRGRGHKRGRWNRKGKNHGVQFHIQVSRHNSGPSFKNANRHKGKAHMNNAPRNSEGACHRCGGNGH; via the exons atggcgaacttggTGAAGCTTGAATTTACTGCCCTGGATATTACCGGGAAAAATTACCTGACCTGG GagcatatgctggaaaagactctcagcacatttcatgcctccaacgtgctcctgcagcagcagtatagagcgcGACGCTACACTgagtacaaccagctgatatctgtGCTCTTAGTAGCTGAACAGAATGatgagctcctgatgaaaaaccatcattcccgacctactggatatgcaccattcccagaagtgaatgttgcttccctcgaagtgaaggccacatcctctggtggtgataatcataaacgaggGCGTGGCCACAAGCGAGGTCGATGGAATAGGAAAGGCAAGAACCATGGAGTTCAGTTTCACATCCAGGTTTCgaggcataattcaggcccgagcttcaaaaatgcgaatcgccacaaaggcaaagctcatatgaacaatgctccTAGAAACTCTGAAGGAGCCTGTCATAGGTGTGGTGGTAATGGGCATTAG
- the LOC137722527 gene encoding glycine-rich RNA-binding protein RZ1A-like, which yields MSEELEYRCFIGGLAWSTSDRSLREAFEKFGKLIEAKVVVDKFSGRSRGFGFVTFDDKKAMEEAIEEMNGLDLDGRTITVDKAQPHQGGGGRDFDGDRGRDRGRDRDRGRDFGGGGGRGGGGDCFKCGKPGHFARECPSEGSRGGGGRYGDRDDKYGGGGGGSGRYGPDRNGDRSSSGRSRDSGSHGGSGSDRYSRDRSGPYDRRSTGGFRSG from the exons ATGTCAGAAGAGCTGGAGTATCGATGCTTCATCGGTGGCCTTGCATGGTCAACATCTGATAGAAGTCTAAGAGAAGCATTTGAAAAGTTTGGAAAGCTCATTGAAGCTAag GTAGTTGTTGATAAGTTTTCTGGACGCTCTCGTGGATTTGGGTTTGTCACTTTTGATGATAAAAAAGCAATGGAAGAGGCCATTGAGGAAATGAATGGATTGGATTTAGATGGACGAACTATCACTGTTGATAAAGCTCAGCCTCACCAAGGTGGTGGAGGTAGAGATTTTGACGGCGACCGTGGTCGTGACCGCGGTCGTGATCGTGACCGTGGTCGCGACtttggaggtggaggtgggCGTGGAGGTGGAGGAGACTGCTTCAAGTGTGGCAAGCCAGGGCATTTTGCCAGGGAGTGTCCAAGTGAAGGTTCAAGAGGAGGGGGTGGCAGGTATGGTGATAGGGATGATAAGTATGGCGGCGGCGGTGGTGGTAGTGGTCGTTATGGACCTGATCGAAATGGAGACCGATCATCTAGTGGGCGCAGCAGGGATTCTGGTAGTCATGGAGGTTCTGGAAGTGATCGATACAGTCGTGACCGCTCTGGCCCATATGACCGTCGGAGTACAGGTGGCTTCCGTTCTGGATAG
- the LOC137721743 gene encoding vacuolar iron transporter homolog 4-like — MVSQRDQFSTNHIEIPVYGNVTDQPRQSPIPEDDEGDTFDYSQRTQWLRAAVLGANDGLVSVASLMMGVGAVKQDVKAMLLAGFAGLVAGACSMAIGEFVSVYTQYDVEISQMKREMKANGRTENGEEAKKKSLPNPAQAALASAIAFSIGAVVPLLGAAFITEHKVRLAVVAVLVSIALIVFGGVGARLGGSPVGKSCARVLVGGWMAMAITFGLTKLIGSSGLGI; from the coding sequence ATGGTTTCCCAACGTGACCAATTTTCAACTAACCACATAGAAATTCCAGTTTATGGAAATGTGACTGATCAACCAAGACAATCTCCAATCCCCGAAGACGACGAAGGTGACACCTTCGACTACTCCCAGAGGACACAGTGGCTTCGCGCCGCCGTGCTGGGAGCCAATGACGGGCTGGTTTCCGTTGCATCGCTCATGATGGGTGTGGGAGCTGTGAAACAAGATGTGAAGGCCATGCTTCTTGCCGGGTTTGCGGGGCTTGTGGCCGGGGCATGTAGCATGGCAATAGGAGAGTTTGTGTCTGTGTACACTCAGTACGACGTAGAGATATCTCAAATGAAGAGAGAGATGAAGGCAAATGGTAGGACAGAGAACGGAGAGGAGGCAAAGAAGAAGTCGCTGCCAAATCCAGCGCAAGCCGCCTTGGCGTCGGCCATTGCTTTTTCGATAGGTGCGGTGGTGCCTTTGTTGGGAGCAGCATTTATAACTGAGCACAAGGTGAGGCTGGCCGTGGTGGCAGTTTTGGTGAGCATCGCGCTGATTGTGTTTGGAGGGGTAGGGGCTAGGCTGGGGGGGTCACCAGTGGGGAAGTCTTGTGCAAGAGTACTTGTTGGAGGATGGATGGCTATGGCAATAACTTTTGGACTCACAAAGTTAATTGGGTCTAGTGGTTTGGGAATCTGA